One Candidatus Methylomirabilota bacterium genomic region harbors:
- a CDS encoding uroporphyrinogen decarboxylase family protein, whose product MNKIERVRAALSGGPVDRPPFTVWYHFGLQHAPAERMAQAHVDFFDAYDLDWLKLMNDYSYPMPEGVETLDHARDLERLAPLDLEKTPMAAQLKVVEQVARALSGRALVVDTLFNAWNTLRRNVVKGAIDEMMREHEVGLTRALRVVNDNLIAYARAALARGAAGIFLSVPASTEFVSREQYERYMRPFDLELLEAIRGRGSLHVLHAHGNHVFFDRMLDYPVQAISWADQDAGPTLAEARRRTDLPLMGGISHGRFAYESAGHIRGQIKRSIEDAGREKLLLAPGCALPSYAFPELIRAAHAAAAR is encoded by the coding sequence TTCACCGTCTGGTACCACTTCGGGCTCCAGCACGCGCCGGCCGAGCGCATGGCCCAGGCGCACGTCGACTTCTTCGATGCCTACGATCTCGACTGGCTCAAGCTGATGAACGACTATTCCTACCCCATGCCGGAAGGGGTGGAGACCCTCGATCACGCGCGCGACCTCGAGCGGCTGGCTCCGCTCGACCTCGAGAAGACCCCGATGGCCGCCCAGCTGAAAGTCGTCGAGCAGGTGGCGCGGGCCCTCTCCGGCCGGGCCCTCGTGGTCGACACGCTCTTCAACGCGTGGAACACGCTGCGGCGCAACGTGGTGAAGGGCGCGATCGACGAGATGATGCGCGAGCACGAGGTCGGGCTGACGCGTGCGCTCCGCGTCGTCAACGACAACCTGATCGCCTACGCGCGCGCCGCGCTGGCGCGAGGCGCCGCCGGCATCTTCCTCTCCGTGCCCGCGTCCACCGAGTTCGTGAGCCGCGAGCAGTACGAGCGCTACATGCGCCCCTTCGACCTCGAGCTCCTGGAAGCGATCCGCGGGCGGGGCAGCCTCCACGTGCTCCACGCCCACGGCAACCACGTGTTCTTCGACCGGATGCTCGACTATCCGGTGCAGGCGATCTCGTGGGCGGACCAGGACGCGGGGCCCACGCTCGCGGAGGCGCGCCGCCGTACCGATCTGCCGCTGATGGGCGGCATCAGCCACGGCCGCTTCGCCTACGAGTCGGCTGGCCATATCCGCGGGCAGATCAAGCGGTCCATCGAGGACGCCGGCCGCGAGAAGCTCCTCCTCGCCCCGGGCTGCGCGCTCCCGAGCTACGCCTTCCCCGAGCTGATCCGCGCCGCGCACGCCGCCGCCGCGCGGTGA
- a CDS encoding shikimate kinase, translating to MNVYLSGLIGSGKTTLGEGLAARLRRPFFDLDREMNAALGRSFHDLVREQGWLAFRELEYGIVRRFAAMDGAVCALGGGTVRYAWNRDALRGTGVLVFLEAGLATLAARVRAADRPRVNPGVSLEEDLATIWAAAEPLYRAADLTYRTDLGATVEQELTELTALLQARGA from the coding sequence GTGAATGTCTACCTCTCCGGCCTGATCGGCTCCGGCAAGACCACGCTGGGCGAGGGGCTCGCCGCGCGCCTCCGCCGGCCGTTCTTCGATCTCGACCGCGAGATGAACGCCGCGCTAGGCCGGAGCTTCCACGACCTCGTACGCGAGCAGGGCTGGCTCGCCTTCCGGGAGCTCGAGTACGGTATCGTGAGGCGGTTCGCCGCCATGGATGGCGCGGTGTGCGCGCTGGGCGGCGGCACCGTGCGTTACGCGTGGAATCGCGACGCGCTCCGCGGCACCGGCGTGCTCGTGTTCCTCGAGGCCGGCCTCGCCACGCTCGCCGCGCGGGTCCGCGCCGCCGATCGGCCCCGGGTGAACCCTGGCGTGTCCCTGGAGGAAGACCTGGCCACGATCTGGGCGGCGGCGGAGCCGCTCTACCGCGCCGCCGATCTCACGTATCGCACCGATCTCGGGGCCACGGTGGAGCAGGAGCTGACCGAGCTGACTGCGCTCCTGCAGGCGCGCGGCGCCTAG